One part of the Coffea eugenioides isolate CCC68of chromosome 10, Ceug_1.0, whole genome shotgun sequence genome encodes these proteins:
- the LOC113750524 gene encoding uncharacterized protein LOC113750524, with protein sequence MTFFSDLGSIDDDDIEEEDGLERIVTFSEENNNIRLHMRFESKQQLSRAVRMWSINHNKEFRVIESKSNTWFAKCKSSIERTPSTSSYPPCDWCVRAVKKKTHGMWQITKWVNDHNCLGDMIRNNNTRLTASVISRYILRSIEDDPGLKIKNILSFVKENLKVDVSYKKVWYARRKAIELVFGSWEANFAELPQYLNALVQSNPGTVVEWSHHSDSLDRVMTFKYVFWAFGPAIETFHMCKPIICVDGTHLRGEYKGKLLVAVTQDANNKILPIAYAIVDEETIFS encoded by the coding sequence ATGACATTTTTCTCCGATCTTGGGAGCATAGATGATGATGATATAGAAGAGGAGGATGGATTGGAACGTATTGTCACATTCAGTGAGGAGAATAATAATATACGTCTCCATATGAGATTTGAGAGTAAGCAGCAGCTCAGCCGGGCAGTTAGGATGTGGTCCATCAATCACAATAAGGAGTTTAGAGTTATTGAGAGTAAGAGTAACACGTGGTTTGCTAAATGCAaatcatcaattgaaagaaCTCCTTCCACTTCATCGTATCCACCATGCGACTGGTGTGTTAGAGCCGTAAAGAAAAAGACTCATGGAATGTGGCAAATTACAAAATGGGTCAATGACCATAACTGCTTGGGCGACATGATTAGAAATAACAATACAAGGTTGACGGCTTCCGTTATTTCAAGGTACATACTCCGTAGCATTGAAGATGATCCTGGATTAAAGATCAAGAACATACTAAGTTTCGTTAAAGAAAACTTGAAGGTTGATGTGTCTTACAAAAAAGTCTGGTATGCCAGACGTAAAGCAATTGAGCTTGTGTTTGGATCTTGGGAGGCGAATTTTGCCGAACTACCACAGTATCTCAATGCCCTGGTGCAATCCAATCCAGGCACCGTGGTGGAGTGGTCACATCATTCGGATAGTTTGGATCGAGTTATGACTTTTAAGTATGTATTCTGGGCCTTTGGACCGGCTATTGAAACATTCCACATGTGCAAGCCGATTATATGTGTTGATGGCACTCATTTGCGTGGCGAATACAAGGGCAAACTCCTTGTTGCAGTCACTCAAGATGCGAATAACAAGATTCTGCCAATTGCTTATGCCATAGTTGATGAGGAGACGATTTTCAGTTAG